From the genome of Anopheles funestus chromosome 2RL, idAnoFuneDA-416_04, whole genome shotgun sequence:
TGATCATGAAAGAAACattaacaacaacatcaagaaacaacattacaaacattttacatttatgtTGATAGCTCAATGACTGTCTGTAAATAGTTacaatttttaccaaaaatctTCCCGTAATATTCTTGATGAATTAGTAGTGATTATGAATATTTCTTGATGAAATAATGGCGATAACGGATTCTACATAATTTGAGTTTCGAAGAAAGATAAAACCCCTGCATAAGAAACCGTCTTGTTTGACATTTTCCGAAAAGTGTAGAAATAAACATCGTGTTTTGAAGGAATTTGCAGACCCTTTTTGCTGTGTCCTTTCTACCTCCGTGTGCGGCAATAGTAAAGGATCATTTACATACACGCGGATTTCACACGGCGGAAAAGGTGACTGGCGGTGTTCATTGACCGTAAATTAGCAATTTATGCAACAGTGAGGTAAGTGTAAACAAACGCAAGGGTTGCCCGTATGTTGTGCCTCATCGCAATGCCGTCTACCGTGTTTTGCATGCGTTGTGATGAAGGGAAAAGAGGGAAAACAGACATCAGTCACGACGCAGTATGTAATAAGCCTTATGTTTTTGGATTAGTTTTGCGATCCCCGGACCGATCGAATCGCTCAGACGCCCGCCTTGAGAAGCATCGTAGAAAGTAACAGCCCGTGGATGCGCTTGCACGAGGATAACCAAGGACGGAAGCTAAGCACCAGCGAGTGGTACGACAATATGAGTGACGATGATCGGGACATTGACATAGAGAGCGATGTGAGTAGTGGCACGGCATATGCTGCACGTATATTTCACGTACACAGGGTTTGGGCCTATTTGCTTCAATCATTTCTAAAAAGAAGCTACAGTGTAACATTGGTATGCGGCAGTGAATAATCGTATGTTTCTCTTTGTTATTGCGGACGTTGGCGAGAACAGGATGGCGATGATTCGGATAATACAAAATCTCAGTCCCGTTCCGGCGCTGGCAGTCAATTTTACTCTCAGGTAAACGAAAACGAGCAAGATTTTTACCTGTTTCAATAGATAAACCACGAACGTACGAATTTGACAATTCTCTGTTTGTACTTACAGGCCGAAAAACGCGCTCATCATAATGCCCTTGAACGGAAACGGCGTGATCACATCAAGGACAGTTTCACTGCGCTGCGAGACTCCGTACCATCGCTGCAGGGCGAAAAGGTGTGATCAATTGTTTATGCTTTTATCTTATATCCTAAACGCCATACGAAACGTTTTAACACGCTGTTGGGCGCATCTCATTTTTTTGCAGGCCAGCCGTGCGCAGATACTGAAAAAAGCGGCCGAGTACATCCAGTTCATGCGACGAAAGAACAACTCACACCAGCACGATATCGACGATCTCCGGAGACAAAACAATAAGCTCGAAA
Proteins encoded in this window:
- the LOC125763856 gene encoding protein max translates to MRLHEDNQGRKLSTSEWYDNMSDDDRDIDIESDDGDDSDNTKSQSRSGAGSQFYSQAEKRAHHNALERKRRDHIKDSFTALRDSVPSLQGEKASRAQILKKAAEYIQFMRRKNNSHQHDIDDLRRQNNKLETEIRDLELARASGKYGDGADLGGGFQDGSRGSDSSDIDEVPKNNNIGLARRNKKMKTNANY